One stretch of Anabas testudineus chromosome 24, fAnaTes1.2, whole genome shotgun sequence DNA includes these proteins:
- the fam89a gene encoding protein FAM89A, with protein MNGKSANGTAGGMACIEGLPPLPKSLSGLLNSSGGSWRDMERMYVKKTMIQDDLSRGRNNVDNLLANKPANLDAALALLRKEMVGLRQQDMSLLCQLWSLHESIQEYKGSCQDLSVASSLSMMENGYFDEDDEYYPEPGATPTGEQPDGEVGDGTTTMAVTKNGSSSGKDDSWDSFHITI; from the exons ATGAACGGTAAGTCAGCCAACGGTACGGCGGGGGGAATGGCCTGTATCGAGGGTCTCCCCCCGCTGCCGAAGAGCCTGAGCGGTCTGCTGAACTCGAGCGGCGGCTCCTGGAGAGACATGGAGAGGATGTACGTGAAGAAAACCATGATCCAGGACGACCTGAGCCGAGGCAGGAACAACGTCGACAACCTGCTGGCCAACAAGCCGGCCAACCTCGACGCTGCTCTGGCTCTCCTGCGGAAAGAGATG GTGGGTTTGCGTCAGCAGGACATGTCCTTGCTGTGCCAGCTGTGGTCCCTCCACGAGTCGATCCAGGAGTACAAGGGGAGCTGCCAGGACCTGAGCGTCGCCTCCAGCCTCAGCATGATGGAGAACGGCTACTTCGATGAGGATGACGAGTATTACCCTGAGCCTGGCGCCACTCCCACTGGTGAACAGCCGGATGGAGAAGTTGGCGACGGGACAACAACAATGGCGGTGACGAAGAATGGGAGCAGCAGTGGCAAAGACGACAGCTGGGACTCCTTTCACATCACCATCTGA
- the arv1 gene encoding protein ARV1, whose translation MGKDGFTCVECNEKATELHRDYNNGILKITICESCQKPVDKYIEYDPVIILIDAILCKTQAFRHILFNTSLNIHWKLCVFCLLCEAYLRWSLLHGSEQSSDPADIIRYTKEWEFYGMFALATLELSAYCGGVLCFLWLVLGRLQGATIELSLLLRALLLSCYGKVLLIPAVIWEHDYSPLCLGLIKIFVLTSNSQAIRVILNSSRRLSLLAVCFGVLAETCVAQACNKLPWSIQDI comes from the exons ATGGGTAAAGATGGATTTACGTGTGTTGAGTGTAACGAAAAAGCAACTGAACTCCACCGGGATTACAACAACGGGATCCTGAAGATAACCATATGT GAGTCCTGCCAGAAGCCAGTGGACAAGTACATAGAGTATGATCCAGTTATCATCCTGATTGATGCCATTTTGTGCAAAACACAGGCTTTCAGACATATTCTGTTCAACACAAGCTTGAAT ATCCACTGGAAGTTATGTGTGTTCTGTCTTCTATGTGAGGCCTACCTCAGGTGGTCCCTGCTCCATGGCTCTGAGCAGAGCAGCGACCCTGCCGACATCATCAGGTACACAAAGGAATGGGAATTCTACGGCATGTTTGCATTGGCTACCCTTG AGCTGTCAGCGTACTGTGGCGGTGTACTCTGTTTCCTTTGGCTGGTGCTGGGACGTCTGCAGGGTGCGACCATAGAGCTCAGCCTGCTCCTCAGAGccctgctgctgtcctgctATGGGAAAGTCCTCCTCATACCTGCTGTCATTTGGGAGCATGACTACTCCCCGCTCTGTTTGGGCCTCATCAAAATATTTGTGCTCACCTCAAACTCACAGGCCATCAGAG TGATTCTAAACAGCAGTAGACGTCTCTCATTGCTGGCCGTATGTTTCGGTGTGCTGGCAGAGACCTGCGTGGCCCAGGCCTGTAACAAGCTTCCATGGAGCATCCAggacatttga